One genomic region from Stackebrandtia nassauensis DSM 44728 encodes:
- a CDS encoding error-prone DNA polymerase, with protein sequence MTDRWGGRSKNLTWRQLRDIMVGSGRTEVGKPRHLRLVTDTTEPPPPTPSTPAAVNPTGHDGYAELHAHSYFSFLDGASSPEDLVTEALRLGLSGLAITDHDGLYGAVRFSQAAKDTSLSTVYGAELSLGLSGERTGVPDPSGTHLLTLARGPNGYAKLSATIGNAQLAGGQKGLPDYGSLEDVAAALRDEVLVLTGCRKGPVRRALADGPDAVRRELERLKHLFGPEGVAVELTDHRAFVDTDHNQLLFDLATDLDLPVVATNNVHYARAARHRLSQVMSAIRANLPLEELDGWLPAAPVARLCSPSEMAERFAPFPGAVANTVRLTGELAFDLDLIAPALPPFPVPDGHDEASWLRELAREGALRLYGTAAERPEAYRRLEHELDIITNLGFPGYFLIVRDIVGFCEENRILVQGRGSAVTSVVCYCLGITAVDPVRYNLLFERFMSPIREGPPDIDLDIEARRREEVIQYVFTKYGRTYAAQVANVISYRRRSATRDVATALGHSPGQIDAWSANSPRRGGPALDELPTDVGTYAGQLLGAPRHLGIHSGGMVICDRPVIEVVPVEHARMENRTVLQWDKDDCADAGLVKFDLLGLGMLTALHEAADLANTHYATGIDLKKLAPTDPDVYAMIHAGDSVGTFQIESRAQIQLAPRLRAENLHDLAVQIALVRPGPIQGGAVHPYVRRRRGEEPIEYPHPTMEAALKRTLGVPLFQEQMMALASDCAGFSAAEADELRQAMGAKRSVERMQRLKSRFLTGAAANDITGPLADDLWSRLEAFSGYGFPESHAISFAYIAYASAYLKRYYPAAFLVGLIRAQPMGFYSVNTLIADARRHGVTVHAVHINHSSATTTLDQKGAPALPETTPATWGAQGPTVRLGLDQIRGINTETAERIVRGQPYTDISQLARRAEITTTQLENLATSGALADFGLTRRQALWTAAPAAANTPDTLDGTTTLTPPTLPGMSAAELTAANLHTTNSSPTTHPITHIRHQLAAHGAIPIHLLSTMPDKSRVTIGGLVTHRQAPETAHGVLFLNLEDETGHANIVCPTGLRLTHPRPTHTAPALLIRGRLENHDGARSITADKLTPLQTTAKIPIRDFR encoded by the coding sequence ATGACTGACCGCTGGGGAGGCCGCAGCAAGAACCTGACCTGGCGGCAACTGCGCGACATCATGGTCGGCTCAGGCAGAACCGAGGTGGGGAAGCCCCGGCATCTGCGACTGGTCACCGACACCACCGAACCGCCGCCACCCACACCGTCGACCCCAGCCGCCGTGAACCCGACCGGCCACGACGGTTACGCCGAGCTGCACGCGCACTCGTACTTCTCGTTCCTGGACGGCGCCTCCTCCCCCGAGGACCTGGTGACCGAGGCGCTGCGGCTCGGCCTGTCCGGACTGGCCATCACCGACCACGACGGCCTGTACGGCGCGGTCCGCTTCTCCCAGGCGGCCAAGGACACCAGCCTGTCCACGGTGTACGGAGCCGAGCTGTCGCTGGGGCTGAGCGGCGAGCGCACCGGCGTGCCCGACCCGTCGGGCACCCACCTGCTGACGCTGGCCCGCGGCCCCAACGGTTACGCGAAACTGTCGGCCACGATCGGCAACGCCCAACTGGCCGGCGGGCAAAAGGGACTGCCCGACTACGGGTCCCTGGAGGACGTGGCGGCCGCGCTGCGCGACGAGGTGCTGGTGCTGACCGGCTGCCGCAAAGGCCCCGTGCGCCGGGCGCTCGCCGACGGCCCCGACGCCGTCCGACGGGAACTGGAGCGGCTCAAGCACTTGTTCGGCCCCGAGGGCGTCGCCGTGGAACTGACCGACCACCGGGCCTTCGTCGACACCGATCACAACCAGCTGCTGTTCGACCTGGCCACCGACCTGGACCTGCCCGTGGTGGCCACCAACAACGTCCACTATGCCCGCGCCGCCCGGCACCGGTTGTCCCAGGTGATGTCGGCGATCCGGGCCAACCTGCCCCTGGAGGAGCTGGACGGCTGGCTGCCCGCGGCACCGGTGGCCCGGCTGTGCTCGCCGTCCGAAATGGCCGAACGCTTCGCGCCCTTCCCCGGGGCGGTGGCCAACACCGTCCGGCTGACCGGGGAACTGGCCTTCGACCTCGACCTGATCGCCCCCGCGCTGCCGCCGTTCCCGGTCCCCGACGGCCACGATGAGGCTTCCTGGCTCCGCGAGCTGGCCCGCGAAGGGGCGCTGCGTCTATATGGGACGGCCGCCGAACGCCCGGAGGCGTACCGGCGACTGGAACACGAACTCGACATCATCACCAATCTCGGGTTCCCCGGCTACTTCCTCATCGTCCGCGACATCGTCGGCTTCTGCGAGGAGAACCGGATCCTGGTGCAGGGCAGGGGTTCCGCCGTCACCTCCGTGGTCTGCTACTGCCTCGGCATCACCGCCGTCGACCCGGTCCGCTACAACCTGCTGTTCGAGCGGTTCATGTCCCCGATCCGTGAGGGCCCGCCCGACATCGACCTCGACATCGAGGCCCGCCGCCGCGAGGAGGTCATCCAATACGTGTTCACGAAGTACGGACGCACCTACGCGGCCCAGGTGGCCAACGTGATCAGCTACCGCCGCCGCTCGGCCACCCGCGACGTCGCCACCGCGCTGGGCCACTCCCCCGGCCAGATCGACGCCTGGTCGGCCAACTCCCCCCGCCGCGGCGGCCCCGCCCTCGACGAACTCCCCACCGACGTGGGCACCTACGCGGGCCAACTGCTCGGCGCGCCCCGCCACCTCGGCATCCACAGTGGCGGCATGGTGATCTGCGACCGTCCCGTCATCGAGGTGGTCCCCGTCGAGCACGCCCGCATGGAGAACCGCACCGTCCTGCAGTGGGACAAGGACGACTGCGCCGACGCCGGTCTGGTGAAGTTCGACCTCCTCGGTCTGGGCATGCTCACGGCACTGCACGAGGCCGCCGACCTCGCCAACACCCACTACGCCACCGGCATCGACCTGAAGAAGCTGGCGCCCACCGACCCCGACGTGTACGCGATGATCCACGCGGGCGACAGCGTCGGCACCTTCCAGATCGAGTCCCGCGCCCAAATCCAGCTCGCTCCTCGACTGCGCGCCGAGAACCTGCACGACCTGGCCGTCCAAATAGCCCTGGTTCGCCCCGGCCCGATCCAGGGCGGTGCGGTCCACCCCTACGTCCGCCGCCGCCGCGGCGAGGAGCCCATCGAGTACCCCCACCCCACCATGGAAGCCGCCCTGAAGCGCACCCTGGGCGTCCCCCTGTTCCAGGAGCAGATGATGGCCCTGGCCAGCGACTGCGCCGGTTTCTCCGCCGCCGAAGCCGACGAACTACGACAAGCCATGGGCGCCAAACGATCCGTCGAACGCATGCAGCGCCTCAAATCCCGCTTCCTCACCGGCGCCGCCGCCAACGACATCACCGGCCCCCTGGCCGACGACCTGTGGTCCCGACTCGAAGCGTTCTCCGGCTACGGATTCCCCGAATCCCACGCCATCAGCTTCGCCTACATCGCCTACGCCTCGGCCTACCTCAAGCGCTACTACCCCGCCGCCTTCCTGGTCGGCCTGATCCGCGCCCAACCCATGGGCTTCTACTCCGTCAACACCCTCATCGCCGACGCCCGCCGCCACGGCGTCACCGTCCACGCCGTCCACATCAACCACAGCTCCGCGACCACCACACTGGACCAGAAAGGCGCCCCCGCCCTCCCCGAAACCACACCCGCCACCTGGGGCGCCCAAGGCCCCACCGTCCGCCTCGGCCTCGACCAGATCCGCGGCATAAACACCGAAACAGCCGAACGCATCGTCCGGGGCCAGCCCTACACCGACATCTCCCAACTGGCCCGCCGAGCCGAGATCACCACCACCCAACTCGAGAACCTCGCCACCTCCGGCGCCCTCGCCGACTTCGGCCTCACCCGTCGCCAAGCACTATGGACGGCCGCCCCCGCCGCGGCCAACACCCCCGACACCCTCGACGGCACCACCACCCTCACCCCACCCACCCTCCCGGGCATGAGCGCCGCCGAACTCACCGCCGCCAACCTCCACACCACCAACAGCTCCCCCACCACCCACCCGATCACCCACATCCGCCACCAACTCGCCGCCCACGGCGCCATCCCCATCCACCTACTCTCCACAATGCCCGACAAATCCCGGGTCACCATCGGCGGACTCGTCACCCACCGCCAAGCCCCCGAAACCGCCCACGGCGTCCTCTTCCTCAACCTCGAAGACGAAACCGGCCACGCCAACATCGTCTGCCCCACCGGCCTCCGCCTCACCCACCCCCGCCCGACCCACACCGCCCCCGCCCTCCTCATCCGAGGCCGCCTCGAAAACCACGACGGCGCCCGCTCCATAACCGCCGACAAACTAACCCCGCTCCAAACCACCGCGAAAATCCCCATCCGCGACTTCCGCTGA
- a CDS encoding DNA polymerase Y family protein — translation MRALVVWCPDWPVIAACRSQGLDETDPVAVVIAHRVSACSATARRTGVEVGMRRRDAAAVCPDLRLLAADPDAEAAGFEPVIAALEELVPAVQVLRPGWCGLPAKGPSGWYGDEEAAAETIVEYIAQLCDLEARVGIADGFWPASVAAVSGAIVPTGHNAQFLADRNIGLLGLPPLVELLRRLGINTLGAFAALPRDAIAERLGTVGLRAHARTRGHDERLPAPRTPPVDLDVFADYDEPLDRVDTAAFAARTLAEQLRATLAARELACTRLVIEAITAQGTGLRRVWRHRTVLRASDVADRVRWQLDGWLTHGGTGAIVHLRLSPEGIVDASALQDGLWGQMGDGLELADGSATKVQDLFGPEAVLHPVPQGGRNLDDRIAPTVWNQEPLPTDPVNRPWPDSYPAPYPHTVYPAPPRVRLETSTGEAITVSGRGVLSGSPAHVVLPNGRRLPIQAWAGPHPLDERWWDPARAHRAARLQLLLEDGRAVVLVRSEEVWRMEAGYD, via the coding sequence ATGCGCGCGCTCGTGGTGTGGTGCCCCGACTGGCCGGTGATCGCCGCCTGCCGGTCCCAGGGCCTGGACGAGACCGACCCGGTCGCCGTGGTGATCGCCCACCGCGTCAGCGCCTGCTCCGCCACCGCCCGCCGCACCGGGGTCGAGGTGGGCATGCGCCGCCGCGACGCCGCCGCCGTGTGCCCGGACCTGCGACTGCTGGCCGCCGACCCGGACGCCGAGGCCGCCGGGTTCGAGCCGGTGATCGCCGCCCTGGAGGAACTGGTCCCCGCGGTACAGGTGCTACGCCCCGGCTGGTGTGGCCTACCCGCCAAGGGCCCGTCCGGCTGGTACGGCGACGAGGAAGCCGCCGCCGAGACCATAGTGGAGTACATCGCCCAACTCTGCGACCTGGAGGCACGCGTCGGCATCGCCGACGGCTTCTGGCCCGCCTCGGTGGCCGCGGTGTCCGGCGCGATCGTCCCCACCGGCCACAACGCCCAGTTCCTCGCCGACCGCAACATCGGCCTCCTCGGCCTGCCCCCACTGGTGGAACTGTTGCGCCGCTTGGGCATCAACACCCTCGGCGCCTTCGCCGCCCTGCCCCGCGACGCTATCGCCGAACGACTCGGCACCGTCGGTCTGCGAGCCCACGCCCGCACCCGCGGCCACGACGAACGCCTCCCCGCACCCCGCACCCCACCCGTCGACCTGGACGTCTTCGCCGACTACGACGAGCCACTCGACCGTGTCGACACCGCCGCTTTCGCCGCCCGCACCCTGGCCGAACAACTGCGCGCCACCCTGGCGGCCCGCGAACTGGCCTGCACCCGACTGGTCATCGAAGCGATCACAGCCCAGGGCACGGGCCTGCGCCGAGTCTGGCGCCACCGCACCGTCCTGCGAGCCAGCGACGTCGCCGACCGGGTGCGCTGGCAACTGGACGGCTGGCTCACCCACGGCGGCACCGGCGCGATCGTCCACCTACGACTGAGTCCCGAGGGCATAGTGGACGCCAGCGCCCTGCAGGACGGGCTGTGGGGCCAGATGGGCGACGGCCTGGAACTGGCCGACGGTTCGGCCACCAAGGTGCAGGACCTGTTCGGCCCCGAAGCGGTACTCCACCCGGTTCCGCAGGGCGGCCGCAACCTCGACGACCGGATCGCCCCGACCGTGTGGAACCAGGAGCCGCTCCCCACCGACCCGGTGAACCGCCCCTGGCCGGACAGCTACCCGGCTCCCTACCCCCACACGGTCTACCCCGCCCCACCCCGGGTACGCCTGGAAACCTCGACCGGCGAAGCGATCACGGTGTCCGGACGCGGCGTCCTCAGTGGATCCCCCGCCCACGTCGTCCTGCCCAACGGACGGCGCCTGCCAATCCAAGCCTGGGCGGGTCCCCACCCCCTCGACGAACGCTGGTGGGACCCCGCCCGCGCCCATCGCGCCGCCCGGCTGCAACTGCTGCTGGAGGACGGGCGCGCCGTCGTGCTCGTCCGCAGCGAGGAAGTCTGGCGGATGGAGGCCGGTTATGACTGA